A single region of the Pontimicrobium sp. SW4 genome encodes:
- a CDS encoding helix-turn-helix domain-containing protein, translating to MIYISGLSIALFISALLLNKKNRSKSDLFLFIWMLLMALHLYLFYVNFKGSPFKSPYLLSLPDVLPLLHGVFLYYYVSSITNQFPKRNWVAWLHLTPSIIGYMCIILFFKSSTAQRLHLYENDEISYENFMNFGLILIFLSGIIYVAWSSVLLSKHKKKIRNQFSDIEEINLKWLRLLTYGLGVVWCIVIFTNNDQYIFLGVSVFVILIGFFGVQQQTIFSGKKLVLEKFKAESLDNEQKEKYLSSGLGDKLAVKVHNDLIKLFTEDEYYKEMNLSLNDLATKLDIHPNYLSQIINEKEGKNFYDFVNTFRVKEFKRLIKIPENKQYTLLALAYDCGFNSKSSFNRYFKKSTGKTPSQYAKAFVE from the coding sequence ATGATATATATATCTGGCTTAAGTATTGCTCTATTTATATCAGCATTATTGCTAAATAAAAAAAACAGATCTAAATCTGACCTATTCTTGTTTATCTGGATGCTTTTAATGGCTCTACATTTGTACCTTTTCTATGTTAATTTTAAAGGAAGTCCTTTTAAGTCTCCTTATCTATTGAGTCTTCCTGACGTGCTACCATTACTTCATGGTGTTTTTTTATATTACTATGTTTCCTCCATAACCAATCAGTTCCCAAAAAGAAACTGGGTAGCTTGGTTACATTTAACACCGTCAATTATTGGATACATGTGTATTATTTTATTTTTTAAATCCTCCACAGCACAAAGATTGCATTTATATGAGAATGATGAGATAAGCTATGAAAACTTTATGAATTTTGGATTAATATTGATTTTTCTATCTGGAATAATCTATGTGGCATGGTCAAGTGTTTTATTGAGTAAGCACAAAAAGAAAATTCGAAATCAATTTTCTGATATTGAAGAGATAAATTTAAAATGGTTGCGGCTTTTAACATACGGTTTAGGTGTTGTATGGTGTATTGTAATATTCACCAATAATGACCAATATATTTTCTTAGGTGTTTCTGTGTTTGTTATTTTAATTGGGTTTTTTGGTGTGCAACAACAAACCATTTTTTCTGGCAAAAAACTCGTTTTAGAAAAATTTAAAGCTGAATCTCTTGATAATGAGCAAAAAGAAAAATATTTAAGTTCTGGACTTGGAGACAAGTTGGCTGTGAAAGTTCATAACGACTTAATAAAGCTATTCACTGAAGATGAATATTATAAAGAAATGAATCTATCTTTAAATGACTTAGCAACAAAGCTTGATATTCACCCCAATTACTTATCTCAAATAATTAATGAAAAAGAAGGTAAAAATTTTTATGATTTTGTCAACACATTCCGTGTTAAAGAATTCAAACGCTTAATTAAAATACCAGAAAACAAACAATATACCTTATTGGCATTGGCGTATGACTGCGGATTTAATTCTAAATCATCTTTTAATCGTTACTTTAAAAAGAGTACCGGAAAAACACCTTCTCAGTATGCCAAGGCGTTTGTAGAATAA
- a CDS encoding M1 family metallopeptidase — MKYTYKQLLCLATLFCLSANFFGQSEQSIDSNPLSPRNANYNIEVTLLPSTKKLKGKEAIKWTNITSKPTDELQFHLYMNGFSHDRTTYMIESGGKYRGVGKKFDSNYNGFNKITSIKIGATEFLNNLEFIQPDDNNIQDSTVARIILDKPIKTNETVNIEIEFTVKLPMLFSKTGYSDPSIAKDFFLIAQWFPKIGVLEETGWNCHQLHPHTEFFSDYGVYNVAITTPKEFVIGATGQLVSETTTDSTKTLKFHAEDVHDFAWTAYPNFKIYEESYNNIAIRFLYNKEYESDVEEQVQALRYAIDYFQEHLGKYPYPTITFLNPPNGLNAAGGMEYPTFFTVGRNGFFIDNLFSVHLATTIHEYAHQMFYGILGSNEFENAWMDEGMTSYGTQRIIDMYYGGHINRDNFSFTNENRDRFKYLTKPNNESILTKSYKQKPSNYGTNSYARPATLLRTLEKHLGEEAFKKGMRFYYNTWKFKHPKPKDFFEVMNKSSETNLSWFFDQFFRDNKTIDYELNQIFQQKIDYEFIDLGLQQFPDVNLSGNQPIFYNRVDIKNHGNGYFPIELEISLENGTVWTSAKWDFKLNYTTIEFYSNSPVIKAQLDPKRKVLIDLTYSNNGKSVDIANATGKFVNRWQFWIHNIAQLLGGF, encoded by the coding sequence ATGAAATACACTTATAAGCAATTACTATGTTTAGCTACGCTCTTTTGTCTATCAGCAAATTTCTTTGGTCAGTCAGAGCAATCTATTGATTCAAATCCTTTAAGTCCGAGAAATGCAAATTATAATATAGAAGTGACATTACTTCCTTCAACAAAAAAACTTAAAGGAAAGGAAGCTATTAAATGGACAAACATAACTTCTAAACCAACAGATGAATTACAGTTTCATTTATACATGAATGGTTTTTCCCATGACAGGACAACGTATATGATAGAATCGGGTGGGAAATATAGAGGTGTTGGTAAGAAATTCGATTCAAACTATAATGGGTTTAATAAAATAACCTCCATAAAAATTGGGGCTACTGAATTTCTAAACAACTTAGAATTTATTCAACCCGATGACAACAATATTCAAGATTCAACTGTAGCAAGAATAATACTTGATAAACCCATAAAGACCAACGAAACTGTCAATATTGAGATTGAATTCACTGTTAAACTTCCCATGCTATTCTCTAAAACAGGATATTCTGACCCATCCATAGCAAAAGATTTTTTCCTTATTGCACAATGGTTCCCAAAAATTGGCGTATTGGAAGAAACAGGTTGGAACTGTCATCAATTGCATCCTCACACAGAGTTCTTTTCAGATTATGGGGTGTATAATGTAGCGATAACTACCCCAAAAGAGTTTGTTATTGGAGCAACTGGACAATTGGTGTCTGAAACAACTACAGACTCCACAAAAACCCTTAAATTTCATGCAGAGGATGTACACGACTTTGCTTGGACAGCTTACCCTAATTTTAAAATATACGAAGAAAGCTATAATAATATAGCTATTCGATTTCTATATAATAAAGAGTATGAAAGTGATGTTGAAGAACAAGTTCAAGCACTTCGCTATGCAATAGATTATTTTCAAGAGCACTTAGGTAAATACCCCTATCCTACTATTACATTTTTAAACCCTCCCAATGGTTTAAACGCAGCTGGAGGAATGGAATACCCCACATTCTTCACTGTAGGCAGAAATGGTTTTTTTATAGACAATTTGTTTTCAGTCCATTTAGCTACAACTATTCATGAATATGCACATCAAATGTTTTATGGCATTTTGGGTTCGAATGAATTTGAAAATGCATGGATGGACGAAGGAATGACAAGCTATGGGACACAACGTATAATTGATATGTATTATGGTGGTCATATCAATAGGGATAATTTTTCTTTCACAAATGAAAATCGGGATCGATTTAAATATTTGACTAAGCCAAACAATGAGTCTATTCTAACAAAAAGCTACAAGCAAAAACCATCTAACTATGGAACAAATTCATATGCAAGACCAGCAACTTTGTTGCGGACGTTAGAAAAGCATTTAGGAGAGGAAGCTTTTAAAAAAGGAATGCGTTTTTACTACAACACATGGAAATTTAAACACCCAAAACCTAAGGATTTCTTTGAAGTTATGAATAAAAGCTCAGAAACAAATCTATCATGGTTTTTTGATCAGTTCTTTCGTGATAATAAAACAATTGACTATGAGCTCAATCAAATATTTCAGCAAAAGATAGATTATGAATTTATTGATCTCGGTCTTCAACAATTTCCAGATGTCAATTTATCGGGCAATCAACCTATTTTTTACAATCGTGTTGATATTAAAAACCATGGTAATGGCTACTTCCCAATAGAACTAGAAATCTCTCTTGAAAATGGTACTGTATGGACTTCTGCTAAATGGGATTTTAAATTAAACTATACAACAATAGAATTTTATTCAAACAGTCCTGTAATAAAGGCTCAGTTGGATCCAAAACGCAAAGTCCTTATAGATCTTACTTATTCAAATAATGGAAAATCTGTTGATATCGCTAATGCTACAGGAAAATTTGTTAATCGTTGGCAATTTTGGATACACAACATAGCTCAATTATTAGGAGGGTTCTAA
- a CDS encoding ATP-binding cassette domain-containing protein, producing MDLLKVTELNKSYGKKAILKNINLDCKVGEIIGIFGRNGTGKSTLLKLIFGTVKADSILIKINSEIISQKDVIQSKRIGYLPQDTFLPKERVVREIIPLFFPNGDDQDKIFYSPQVSSFEKIKIGKLSLGQLRYLELLIIGNLNHTFLMLDEPFSMIEPIYKDVIKGLLLELKKSKGIILTDHYYNDVLEITDKNFVIKDTEKIEILDKDDLVKYEYLNSNE from the coding sequence ATGGATTTATTAAAAGTAACTGAACTTAACAAATCTTACGGAAAAAAAGCTATTTTAAAGAATATCAATCTTGACTGTAAAGTTGGAGAGATAATTGGAATATTTGGTCGTAACGGAACTGGAAAATCTACATTATTAAAACTAATATTTGGAACAGTGAAAGCTGATTCAATTCTAATAAAAATAAATTCAGAAATTATTTCTCAAAAAGATGTAATTCAATCGAAAAGGATAGGCTACTTACCGCAAGACACTTTTTTACCAAAAGAACGGGTGGTAAGAGAAATAATTCCTTTGTTTTTTCCTAATGGAGACGACCAAGACAAAATTTTTTATTCACCACAAGTATCGAGTTTTGAAAAAATAAAAATTGGGAAATTATCTTTAGGACAATTACGCTATCTTGAGTTACTTATTATTGGAAACTTGAATCATACATTCTTAATGTTGGATGAACCATTTTCAATGATTGAACCGATTTATAAAGATGTGATAAAAGGTTTATTACTCGAACTTAAAAAATCAAAAGGTATAATCTTGACTGACCATTATTATAATGACGTTCTTGAAATAACAGATAAAAATTTCGTTATAAAAGATACAGAAAAAATTGAAATATTGGACAAAGATGATTTAGTAAAATATGAATATTTGAACTCAAATGAATAA
- a CDS encoding TlpA disulfide reductase family protein encodes MNKLLGMRNCLWCIVLLFVFACQEKEAKTLEIGTYRGNLIAQDNQAMPFIFEVTSSTTLKIYNADEVIEVDEISYSNDSVYIRLPYFETVIAAKFDGNNFHGQWIEEDRDRSVAFFSEYGVQQRFDKPNTEKYVDVSGVWEMEFNDYGNIYPAKAVLEQNGNNVTGNIRTPTGDYRFLEGIVDADTLKISTFDGAHAFLFKAHVTDSSMVGGFYSGNHSLETFVGKPNPEFELPDAYTLTFINEGYDTFNFSFPDLEDNIVSFTDEKFKDKVVLVQIMGSYCPNCLDETKFYSKFYEANKDKGLEIVALAFENAKTKEKAIKGITRMKERVGLNYDILLAQIGTNDKGKAQEKMPMLNKVVSYPTTIYLDRTGKVRKIHTGFNGPATGEKYLSFQKEFNAFIETLLSE; translated from the coding sequence TTGAACAAATTATTAGGTATGAGAAATTGTTTGTGGTGCATTGTTTTGTTGTTTGTTTTTGCGTGCCAAGAAAAAGAAGCTAAAACATTAGAAATTGGTACCTATAGAGGAAATTTAATAGCACAAGATAATCAAGCAATGCCTTTTATATTTGAGGTAACGTCTAGCACGACTTTAAAAATTTATAATGCTGATGAAGTGATTGAAGTTGATGAAATATCTTATAGTAACGATTCGGTGTATATACGATTGCCTTACTTTGAAACAGTAATTGCTGCAAAATTTGATGGAAATAATTTTCACGGACAATGGATTGAAGAGGATAGGGATAGGAGTGTAGCCTTTTTTTCTGAATATGGTGTACAACAAAGATTTGATAAACCGAATACCGAAAAATACGTTGATGTTTCGGGTGTTTGGGAAATGGAGTTCAACGATTATGGAAACATTTACCCTGCAAAAGCTGTTTTAGAGCAAAACGGAAATAACGTGACAGGAAACATTAGAACACCAACAGGTGATTATCGTTTTTTGGAAGGTATTGTTGATGCAGATACGTTAAAAATTTCAACCTTTGATGGCGCACATGCTTTTTTATTTAAAGCGCATGTAACCGACTCGAGTATGGTTGGTGGGTTTTACTCAGGGAATCATTCACTCGAAACCTTTGTTGGGAAGCCAAATCCAGAATTCGAACTACCTGACGCATATACATTAACCTTTATTAACGAAGGTTATGACACGTTTAATTTTTCGTTTCCAGATTTAGAAGATAATATAGTGTCGTTTACCGATGAGAAGTTTAAAGATAAAGTGGTCTTGGTGCAAATTATGGGCTCGTATTGCCCTAATTGTTTAGATGAAACCAAATTCTACTCAAAATTCTATGAAGCGAATAAAGATAAAGGCTTAGAGATTGTAGCGTTGGCTTTTGAAAACGCAAAAACCAAAGAAAAGGCTATTAAAGGGATTACCAGAATGAAAGAACGTGTAGGTTTAAATTATGACATTTTATTAGCACAAATTGGCACGAACGATAAAGGTAAAGCGCAAGAAAAAATGCCAATGCTTAATAAAGTAGTCTCGTATCCAACCACTATTTATTTAGATAGAACAGGTAAGGTTAGAAAAATACATACAGGTTTTAATGGACCAGCTACTGGCGAGAAATATCTAAGTTTTCAAAAAGAGTTTAATGCTTTTATTGAGACGTTGTTGAGTGAGTAA
- the pheT gene encoding phenylalanine--tRNA ligase subunit beta: MKISYNWLKQFINIDWNAEKTGELLTDLGLEIEGIENYQSVKGGLEGVVIGEVLTCEQHPNADRLKVTTVDVGGETPLQIVCGAPNVAAGQKVPVATIGTTLYTADGEAWTIKKGKIRGEESHGMICAEDELGLGESHDGIMILDTKIKVGTLAADIFNVENDQVFEIGLTPNRADAMSHFGVARDLKAGLIQQEVHLELITPSVSAFHVDNRALKIDVDIQDKQRSPRYCGVTISGLNIGESPSWLQHRLKAIGLSPINNVVDATNYVLHELGQPLHAFDADKIKNKKIIVKTLPAGTKFVTLDEVERELHAEDLMICDGEENPMCIAGVFGGIHSGVTKETTSIFLESAYFDPVSIRKSAKRHGLNTDASFRFERGIDPNITEYALKRAALLITEIAGGEITSDVIDEYKIKIEDFQVRLSFENAKNLIGEEIPREIIKRILMSLDITINNVTETGLGLTVPAYRNDVQREADIIEEILRVYGYNNIGITEKLNASISNSSRFEDHKVQNVVGNQLVSQGFYEIMANSLTTPNYAKLSEQLKEEHNVTMLNPLSTDLSVLRQSLLFSGLEAIAHNINRRQTSLKLFEFGKTYHNYNDTREEHKHLSLLITGSKNAERWNAESKSSDFFYLKGSVDAVISRLGISRARTSPIKNDVFSEGLSLSLGKTKLVDYGIVKKSILKTFGISQDVLFADFNWDNILEVAKRNTITFKDIPKYPEVRRDFALLLDESVSFDDIHKIANQSEKQLLKNVNLFDVYEGKNLPKGKKSYAVSFMLQDEHKTLTDKQIDKIMSKLQANFEKQLGAELR; the protein is encoded by the coding sequence ATGAAGATTTCATACAATTGGTTAAAGCAATTCATTAACATAGATTGGAATGCCGAAAAAACTGGAGAATTACTAACAGATTTAGGTTTAGAAATTGAAGGTATTGAAAACTATCAATCCGTTAAAGGTGGACTAGAAGGCGTTGTTATTGGTGAGGTGCTAACTTGTGAGCAACATCCAAATGCTGATAGATTAAAAGTAACAACGGTTGATGTTGGTGGTGAAACTCCTTTACAAATTGTTTGTGGTGCACCCAATGTTGCCGCTGGACAAAAAGTCCCTGTAGCCACTATTGGCACGACTTTATATACTGCTGATGGCGAAGCTTGGACAATTAAAAAAGGTAAGATTCGTGGTGAAGAAAGCCACGGAATGATTTGTGCTGAAGATGAGCTTGGTCTTGGAGAATCTCACGATGGGATTATGATTCTTGATACTAAAATTAAAGTTGGTACACTAGCTGCTGATATTTTTAATGTTGAAAATGACCAAGTTTTTGAAATTGGATTGACACCAAATAGAGCTGATGCCATGAGTCATTTTGGTGTTGCACGCGATTTAAAAGCTGGATTGATTCAACAAGAAGTACATCTTGAATTAATTACACCTTCGGTAAGTGCATTTCATGTGGATAATCGTGCTCTTAAAATTGATGTAGACATTCAAGACAAACAAAGATCTCCTCGTTATTGTGGTGTGACTATTTCTGGATTAAACATTGGAGAATCTCCAAGTTGGTTGCAACATCGTTTAAAAGCTATTGGATTATCTCCAATTAATAATGTAGTAGATGCTACCAATTATGTGTTACATGAACTGGGGCAACCTTTACACGCCTTTGATGCCGATAAAATTAAAAACAAGAAAATCATTGTAAAAACACTTCCTGCAGGAACAAAATTTGTAACACTTGACGAGGTAGAACGCGAATTACATGCCGAGGATTTAATGATTTGTGATGGTGAAGAAAATCCAATGTGTATTGCTGGTGTTTTTGGAGGTATTCATTCTGGTGTTACCAAAGAAACCACAAGTATCTTTTTAGAGAGTGCTTATTTTGATCCTGTATCAATTAGAAAATCAGCTAAACGTCATGGGTTAAATACGGACGCTTCTTTTAGATTTGAAAGAGGTATCGATCCAAATATTACAGAATATGCCTTAAAACGTGCCGCTTTATTAATTACTGAAATTGCTGGAGGCGAAATAACAAGTGATGTAATTGATGAATATAAAATTAAAATTGAAGATTTTCAAGTACGATTAAGCTTTGAAAATGCCAAAAATTTAATTGGCGAAGAAATTCCGCGCGAAATTATCAAACGTATCTTAATGTCATTAGACATCACTATCAATAATGTTACAGAAACTGGTTTAGGATTAACCGTTCCTGCTTATAGAAACGATGTACAACGTGAAGCCGATATTATTGAAGAAATTTTACGTGTATATGGTTACAACAATATTGGTATAACTGAAAAATTAAATGCTTCTATTTCAAATTCTTCAAGATTTGAAGATCACAAAGTGCAAAACGTAGTTGGTAATCAGTTAGTTTCTCAGGGGTTTTATGAAATTATGGCTAATTCTTTAACCACGCCTAATTACGCCAAATTAAGTGAGCAGTTAAAAGAAGAACATAATGTAACTATGTTGAATCCTCTAAGCACAGATTTATCTGTATTAAGACAATCATTATTATTCTCTGGTCTAGAAGCTATTGCTCATAATATTAATAGAAGGCAAACAAGCTTAAAATTATTTGAGTTTGGAAAAACATATCATAATTATAATGACACTCGCGAAGAACATAAACACTTATCATTATTAATAACTGGAAGCAAAAATGCCGAACGTTGGAATGCCGAAAGCAAATCAAGTGATTTCTTTTACTTAAAAGGAAGTGTGGATGCAGTAATAAGTAGATTAGGTATTTCTAGAGCTAGAACGTCTCCAATAAAAAATGATGTGTTTAGTGAAGGTTTAAGCTTAAGTTTAGGAAAAACTAAATTAGTAGACTACGGAATTGTAAAGAAATCGATTTTAAAAACGTTTGGTATTTCGCAAGACGTACTATTTGCCGATTTTAATTGGGACAACATTCTTGAAGTGGCCAAACGCAATACAATTACCTTTAAAGATATACCTAAATACCCTGAGGTTCGTCGTGATTTTGCTTTGTTATTAGATGAATCTGTTTCATTTGATGATATCCATAAAATTGCAAATCAATCTGAAAAGCAGTTGCTGAAAAATGTGAATTTGTTTGATGTCTACGAAGGCAAAAACCTTCCAAAAGGCAAAAAGAGTTATGCTGTTAGTTTTATGTTGCAAGACGAACACAAAACACTTACTGACAAGCAGATTGACAAAATCATGAGCAAACTGCAAGCTAATTTTGAAAAGCAGCTTGGAGCTGAGTTGCGTTAA
- a CDS encoding phosphatase PAP2 family protein translates to MNRSLIIFFLLFSNYWSIIVAQDKIEISKDSLNTWQTFKYDTNASWRSIKHAVTRPLHWKGKDYAKFGGMVLGTVIISATDRETSNFFRQQDDSFPQPIQEFGFYFASPQNYLMANAGLYGFGLLTKNEQIRKTSVLIISSSITAGYLQIFARTAFGRARPFSGDTPYTFKPFAGNEDYLSFPSGHTVLGITMAHSIAKQFDNTWTKIGIYFIGSIPALTRLMDGAHWLSDVAFGAALSIVVVDSIDKFLFNSESYDYPKKQKAITWNFRFSRNQIGFVGTF, encoded by the coding sequence ATGAATCGGTCATTAATAATATTCTTTCTGTTGTTTAGCAATTATTGGTCAATAATTGTTGCCCAAGATAAAATTGAAATATCTAAAGACAGTCTAAATACTTGGCAAACTTTTAAATATGATACTAATGCTTCATGGAGAAGTATAAAGCATGCAGTTACAAGACCATTACATTGGAAAGGTAAAGATTATGCTAAATTTGGTGGGATGGTATTGGGAACTGTAATAATATCTGCAACAGATAGAGAAACCAGTAATTTTTTTAGACAACAGGACGATAGTTTTCCTCAACCAATACAAGAATTTGGTTTTTACTTCGCTAGTCCACAAAACTATTTAATGGCAAATGCTGGCCTTTATGGTTTTGGTTTATTAACAAAGAATGAGCAAATAAGAAAAACTAGTGTTTTAATTATTTCTTCATCGATAACTGCTGGTTATTTACAAATTTTTGCGCGAACAGCTTTTGGTCGTGCTCGCCCTTTTTCAGGTGACACCCCTTACACTTTTAAGCCATTTGCTGGTAACGAAGACTATTTATCATTCCCATCAGGACATACGGTTCTTGGAATTACTATGGCACATTCTATTGCTAAGCAATTTGATAACACCTGGACGAAAATTGGAATTTACTTTATTGGTAGTATTCCTGCCTTAACACGTTTAATGGATGGTGCTCATTGGTTAAGCGACGTTGCTTTTGGAGCTGCTCTATCTATAGTTGTGGTTGATAGTATTGATAAATTCTTATTTAATTCGGAATCCTATGACTATCCAAAAAAACAAAAAGCAATAACTTGGAATTTTAGATTCAGTAGAAATCAAATTGGTTTTGTAGGAACTTTTTAG
- a CDS encoding carboxymuconolactone decarboxylase family protein, whose product MKEIHVPTRDQVDNKSKVIFDNIKSKIGMLPNIYAVTGYSSDSLELHMETTNRAGKGSFSMKELEAIRLVVSEVNGCDYCLAAHTAIAKMNGFNDEDAIALRTLNSSNEKLLVLTTLAADIVENRGKPLESNIDKFFDLGYTEKALIDMVSVIVDITFTNYIHGITRVPIDFPEVVSV is encoded by the coding sequence ATGAAAGAAATACATGTCCCAACAAGAGATCAAGTAGATAATAAATCTAAGGTCATATTTGATAACATCAAAAGCAAAATAGGAATGTTGCCAAATATCTACGCAGTAACAGGATATTCTTCAGATAGTTTAGAGTTACACATGGAAACAACTAATCGAGCTGGGAAAGGAAGTTTTTCAATGAAAGAGCTAGAAGCGATTCGTTTAGTAGTTTCTGAAGTGAATGGTTGTGATTATTGTTTGGCAGCTCATACAGCCATTGCAAAAATGAATGGGTTTAACGATGAAGATGCTATAGCATTAAGAACTTTAAACAGTAGTAATGAAAAGCTATTAGTTTTAACAACTCTAGCTGCTGATATTGTTGAGAACAGAGGAAAGCCATTAGAAAGTAATATTGATAAGTTTTTCGATTTAGGTTACACCGAAAAGGCTTTGATAGATATGGTATCTGTAATAGTAGATATTACATTTACTAATTACATTCATGGCATCACTAGAGTACCAATTGATTTCCCAGAAGTTGTAAGTGTTTAG
- a CDS encoding YHS domain-containing (seleno)protein: MKNIIKTVTLALAFLVTTIGFSQDNKANNIDNSNIALQGYSPVSYLDLGIAQKGLKQYKSEYKKIAYYFTSAEQKATFEKNPERYVPQYGGFCAFGVYAGAKFRPDPNKFIVKDDEYFLYLYNLELDAQQLWLGENNHAKLVSVANKNWSKLSKTHN, encoded by the coding sequence ATGAAAAATATAATAAAAACAGTAACGCTTGCATTAGCATTTTTAGTAACGACTATAGGCTTCTCACAAGATAATAAAGCCAATAATATTGATAATAGCAATATAGCCTTACAAGGTTATAGTCCTGTGTCTTACTTAGACTTAGGGATAGCTCAAAAAGGATTAAAGCAATATAAATCTGAATACAAAAAAATTGCATATTATTTTACATCTGCAGAACAAAAAGCAACATTTGAAAAGAATCCTGAGCGATATGTACCTCAATATGGTGGTTTCTGCGCTTTTGGTGTGTATGCAGGAGCAAAGTTTAGACCAGACCCAAACAAGTTTATTGTAAAAGATGATGAGTACTTTTTATATCTATACAATTTAGAATTAGATGCTCAGCAGCTTTGGTTGGGAGAAAATAACCATGCAAAATTAGTATCTGTGGCAAATAAGAATTGGTCAAAACTAAGTAAAACTCATAATTAA
- a CDS encoding AraC family transcriptional regulator, with translation MVSKFFPEINKVYFINQYSLFQILSGHGSIEVDFKTYLNWQDKIIYLEKGQYIKFLSDDFEVRQIVFDEETIFKNKDVRVLFKHLISLGYINFNECDDCQKYLQNTVFSNKITDIIDVSSKQWFWQNPFHANKEEYHLIFDVKDVIDVEYKNHLTNNELAEIVNDSGYEAQALIKDKVGVSLKNLLGSKRLLEGKKEIAFTDKSIQEVSYELGFKDTAYFNRVFKFQTGKTPKQFRSDFDFQQRDSFVQNISELIYDYHAQEQSLGFYADKMNLSIKALSKKVKDKMNISLGQLIRLELTNTAKRLLSEGASITNIAYQLGFEEPNHFSAFFKKYSGETPSQFQNKKYNF, from the coding sequence ATGGTTAGTAAATTTTTCCCAGAAATAAACAAGGTTTACTTCATAAACCAATACTCACTTTTTCAAATACTTTCTGGGCATGGAAGTATAGAAGTAGATTTTAAAACGTATTTGAATTGGCAAGATAAAATCATTTATTTAGAAAAAGGACAGTACATAAAGTTCTTATCTGATGATTTTGAGGTTAGACAGATAGTTTTTGATGAAGAGACAATCTTTAAAAACAAAGATGTAAGAGTGCTTTTTAAGCACCTAATATCTTTGGGCTACATAAATTTTAATGAATGTGATGACTGCCAGAAATATCTACAAAACACAGTTTTTTCAAATAAAATAACAGATATTATTGATGTTTCTTCTAAGCAATGGTTTTGGCAAAATCCATTTCATGCAAACAAAGAAGAGTATCACCTAATTTTTGATGTTAAGGATGTTATTGATGTAGAATATAAAAATCATCTTACTAACAACGAGTTGGCAGAAATAGTTAATGATAGTGGCTATGAAGCACAAGCATTAATAAAAGATAAAGTTGGAGTTTCTTTGAAGAATCTTTTAGGAAGCAAAAGATTATTAGAAGGAAAAAAGGAAATTGCGTTTACTGATAAAAGTATACAAGAAGTATCTTATGAATTAGGATTTAAGGATACGGCATACTTTAATCGTGTTTTTAAATTTCAAACAGGGAAAACACCAAAACAATTCAGGTCAGATTTCGATTTTCAACAGAGAGATTCTTTTGTTCAAAATATTTCAGAATTAATATATGACTATCATGCTCAAGAACAATCTCTTGGATTTTATGCTGATAAAATGAACCTTTCCATAAAAGCATTGTCTAAAAAAGTAAAAGATAAAATGAATATATCTTTAGGACAATTAATCCGGTTAGAGCTTACTAATACTGCAAAACGATTATTGTCCGAAGGTGCCAGTATCACTAATATTGCATACCAATTAGGCTTTGAAGAGCCTAACCATTTTTCTGCATTTTTTAAAAAATATTCTGGAGAAACACCATCTCAATTTCAAAATAAAAAGTACAATTTTTAG